A single window of Candidatus Zixiibacteriota bacterium DNA harbors:
- a CDS encoding ferritin has product MMISKKMADRLNEQVNNEYYAFWIYQQMSFSFEDMGLTVFAKLFHKQAGEEREHAEKIAKYLVDQGAAVVLSAMNAPKTKYKSAEEIINGALEHEKKVTNDWNEISDMAVKEKDHATRVLADWFVEEQVEEVASMTELLGMVKLTQNPGQLLMLENRVYRMLEED; this is encoded by the coding sequence ATGATGATCTCGAAGAAAATGGCTGACCGCTTGAATGAGCAGGTCAACAATGAGTACTATGCGTTCTGGATCTACCAGCAGATGAGCTTCTCCTTTGAGGACATGGGTCTCACCGTCTTTGCCAAGCTGTTCCACAAACAGGCCGGAGAAGAGCGCGAGCACGCCGAGAAGATCGCGAAGTACCTGGTCGACCAGGGCGCGGCGGTCGTGCTGTCGGCGATGAACGCTCCGAAGACCAAGTACAAATCCGCTGAGGAGATCATCAACGGCGCGCTCGAGCACGAAAAGAAGGTCACCAACGACTGGAACGAGATCTCCGACATGGCCGTCAAAGAGAAAGACCATGCGACACGCGTTCTCGCCGATTGGTTCGTCGAAGAGCAGGTCGAAGAGGTAGCTTCGATGACTGAGTTGCTGGGAATGGTAAAACTCACGCAAAACCCCGGTCAACTGCTCATGCTCGAAAACCGTGTCTACCGGATGCTGGAAGAAGACTAG
- a CDS encoding ROK family protein — translation MDVPDLHHILGIDFGGSSFKAAIVDVTGGRLVSDVVRRESSLDTGPDEAVSAIAGMIRELEWHGPVGLGYPGVVKRGLCLSAANVSKQWLSVNAMELIRSIVQDRVAVINDADAAGLAELRFGAARSECGNDGGVVLMLTLGTGIGSAFFYRGRLFPNTEFGHIELLGDDAEKLAAASVRTRQHLDWPTWAARLNRYLEEIEKLVSPDLIVLGGGVSENFSSFRPYLNTRARIECAALGNNAGILGAALAVDLPV, via the coding sequence ATGGACGTACCCGACCTGCATCACATACTCGGTATTGACTTCGGCGGCAGCTCGTTCAAGGCGGCAATCGTCGACGTAACCGGCGGCCGGCTGGTCTCCGATGTGGTCCGCCGGGAATCGTCCCTCGACACCGGCCCAGATGAGGCTGTTTCCGCTATCGCCGGGATGATCCGAGAGCTCGAGTGGCACGGCCCGGTCGGACTCGGCTATCCGGGTGTGGTGAAACGCGGTCTGTGTCTCTCCGCCGCCAATGTATCGAAGCAGTGGCTGAGCGTGAACGCGATGGAGCTGATTCGGTCGATCGTACAGGACCGGGTCGCCGTGATTAATGACGCCGATGCGGCAGGACTCGCTGAACTTCGGTTCGGAGCAGCACGCTCGGAGTGTGGCAACGACGGTGGAGTTGTGCTGATGTTGACACTCGGGACCGGCATCGGCTCGGCGTTCTTTTATCGGGGACGGCTTTTTCCCAACACCGAGTTCGGACACATTGAGCTTCTCGGCGACGACGCCGAAAAGCTGGCCGCTGCATCGGTTCGCACCCGGCAACATCTCGACTGGCCCACCTGGGCAGCGCGACTCAACCGCTACCTTGAAGAGATAGAGAAACTCGTCAGTCCCGACCTAATCGTCCTCGGCGGTGGGGTCAGCGAAAACTTCTCGTCGTTCCGGCCCTACCTGAACACGCGCGCGCGTATTGAGTGCGCGGCGCTCGGCAACAACGCCGGCATTCTGGGAGCCGCACTGGCCGTCGACCTGCCCGTATGA
- a CDS encoding S9 family peptidase: MVTRRLYALIGVSALVLALGVMLACSTTVTPPKARIEAKVDTLFGVELVDNYGWLRNKENPEVIDYLKAENEYAESVMAHTAKVREDLYNEMVGRIKETDLSVPVRDGEYYYYTRDEQGKEYKIYCRKKGQDGTEEILLDLNKVAEGKDYLLLGAFEVSPNQQLLAYAYDTAGNEEYTVQFKDLATGTMLGDVIKTTSGDIVWANDNKTVFYTTEDDTYRPDKVWRHTLGSMAADSVIFREPDAAFYVGVGRTRSDRYILIGTGSNTTSEYWYLDADKPNAALSVIEPRSHKVEYSVDHHGDYFYITTNADSAVNFKLVKAPVAKPGKANWVDDIAHRPEIKLDGVDCFADYMAIFERRNGLQTVSIRTVADGSVEPVQFNEPTYSVSPGDTPEFNSTKLRLNFQSMVTPRTVYDYDMSTRTLEMLKQTEVLGGFDPGQYAQERIFAPARDGADVPMSMVYKKSLFKKDGTNPLYLYGYGAYGINSDPWFSSVRLSLLERGFIMVIAHVRGGDEMGRQWYDDGKLLKKKNTFTDFIDCADYLVSQRYTSHDRMVISGGSAGGLLVGAVVNMRPDLAKIAVADVPFVDIINTMRDETIPLTVIEWEEWGNPNEEEYFHYMHSYSPYDQVTAQDYPYMLVTAGLNDPRVAYWEPAKWVAKLRTTKTDTNTLLFKTVMEGGHFGTSGRYAQLKEIAFEYAFIFDVLGVEM, from the coding sequence ATGGTAACTCGACGGCTGTATGCATTGATCGGTGTATCGGCGCTTGTTCTCGCGCTTGGCGTCATGCTTGCCTGTTCGACAACAGTGACGCCGCCGAAGGCGCGCATCGAAGCGAAAGTCGATACCCTGTTCGGAGTGGAATTGGTCGACAATTATGGGTGGCTGCGAAATAAAGAGAACCCGGAAGTGATCGACTACCTGAAGGCGGAGAACGAGTACGCCGAGTCCGTGATGGCCCACACGGCGAAGGTCCGCGAGGATCTTTACAACGAAATGGTCGGCCGGATAAAGGAGACGGATCTTTCCGTGCCGGTCCGCGACGGCGAGTACTACTACTACACCCGCGACGAGCAGGGGAAAGAGTACAAAATATACTGCCGCAAGAAAGGTCAGGACGGGACTGAAGAAATATTGCTGGATCTGAATAAGGTCGCCGAAGGGAAAGACTATTTGCTGCTCGGTGCGTTTGAAGTCAGCCCGAACCAGCAGTTGCTGGCATACGCGTACGATACGGCCGGCAACGAGGAGTACACGGTTCAGTTCAAAGATCTCGCGACAGGGACGATGCTGGGCGACGTAATCAAAACGACATCGGGTGATATCGTCTGGGCGAACGACAATAAGACGGTGTTTTATACCACCGAAGACGATACCTACAGGCCCGACAAGGTGTGGCGTCACACCCTGGGTTCAATGGCGGCTGATTCGGTGATCTTTCGCGAACCCGATGCTGCGTTCTATGTCGGGGTCGGTCGCACACGCAGTGACCGTTACATCCTGATCGGGACCGGCAGCAACACTACCAGCGAGTACTGGTATCTCGATGCCGACAAACCCAACGCGGCACTCAGCGTGATTGAGCCCAGGAGCCACAAGGTCGAGTACAGCGTTGATCATCACGGCGACTACTTCTACATCACGACGAATGCCGACAGTGCAGTGAACTTCAAGCTCGTGAAGGCCCCTGTTGCCAAACCCGGTAAGGCGAACTGGGTTGATGATATAGCGCACCGCCCGGAGATCAAGCTCGACGGGGTCGATTGTTTTGCGGACTACATGGCCATTTTCGAGCGGCGCAACGGCCTGCAGACGGTCAGTATCCGTACGGTGGCCGATGGCTCGGTCGAACCGGTCCAATTCAATGAGCCGACTTATTCGGTTTCGCCCGGCGATACCCCCGAGTTCAACAGCACGAAACTTCGCTTGAACTTCCAGTCGATGGTGACGCCGCGCACGGTATACGACTACGACATGTCAACCCGCACGCTCGAAATGCTCAAGCAAACCGAGGTGCTTGGCGGTTTCGACCCCGGTCAATACGCCCAGGAACGTATATTCGCGCCTGCTCGCGACGGCGCCGACGTGCCGATGTCGATGGTTTACAAGAAGTCGTTGTTCAAGAAGGACGGAACCAATCCGTTGTATCTGTACGGGTACGGCGCCTACGGCATTAATTCCGACCCCTGGTTCTCGTCCGTCCGTTTGTCGCTTCTCGAGCGAGGTTTCATTATGGTAATCGCTCATGTTCGTGGCGGCGACGAGATGGGACGGCAATGGTACGATGATGGCAAGCTGCTGAAGAAGAAAAACACCTTCACGGATTTTATAGACTGTGCAGACTACCTGGTGTCGCAGCGGTATACGTCACACGATCGTATGGTCATCAGTGGCGGGTCGGCCGGCGGCCTGCTGGTCGGCGCTGTCGTGAACATGCGGCCTGATCTGGCAAAGATCGCGGTGGCCGACGTCCCGTTCGTCGACATCATCAACACCATGCGTGACGAGACAATTCCGCTGACCGTGATCGAATGGGAGGAATGGGGAAATCCAAACGAGGAGGAGTATTTCCACTACATGCACTCCTACTCGCCCTACGACCAGGTCACGGCACAGGACTATCCGTACATGCTGGTTACGGCGGGTCTTAACGATCCACGGGTGGCATACTGGGAACCCGCCAAGTGGGTCGCGAAACTCCGTACGACCAAAACCGACACCAACACGCTGCTTTTCAAGACCGTTATGGAGGGTGGGCATTTCGGAACATCCGGCCGATACGCCCAACTCAAGGAGATCGCGTTTGAGTACGCCTTCATTTTCGACGTACTCGGCGTGGAGATGTAA
- a CDS encoding secondary thiamine-phosphate synthase enzyme YjbQ — MKHYRKEMWFSIPDRRGFVNISRDVQQAVDDSGVRNGLVLVNAMHITASVFINDDEAGLHDDYDRWLEKLAPHAPVNQYRHNATGEDNADAHMKRQIMGREVVVAITDGKLDFGPWEQIFYGEFDGRRRKRVLVKIIGE; from the coding sequence ATGAAGCACTACCGTAAGGAGATGTGGTTCTCCATCCCGGACCGACGCGGGTTTGTCAACATTTCCCGCGACGTTCAGCAGGCGGTCGACGACAGCGGAGTGCGCAACGGCCTCGTGCTGGTGAATGCCATGCACATCACGGCCTCCGTTTTCATAAACGATGATGAAGCCGGCCTGCATGATGACTATGATCGTTGGCTGGAGAAACTCGCGCCGCATGCGCCGGTCAACCAGTACCGCCATAACGCTACCGGGGAAGACAACGCCGATGCACATATGAAGCGGCAGATAATGGGGCGTGAGGTGGTGGTGGCCATTACCGACGGGAAGCTGGATTTCGGCCCATGGGAACAGATCTTCTACGGCGAATTCGACGGCCGCCGCCGCAAGCGTGTCCTGGTGAAAATCATCGGAGAATAG
- the thpR gene encoding RNA 2',3'-cyclic phosphodiesterase, protein MYSLFTAVPLPKSVRDRLASMCLGLPGVLWVDPEHMHLTIRYIGQVDGGQFEDIRLALEHVTFDPFELTLEGIGFFPLRRRPEKIWAGVQKSDGLVHLRIRVDAALRPCGVTLDTRKYLPHVTIGRFGPGPVKNDNPQRLASYLSQFSLFRTNPFAVDRFGLYSSARSSAGPSYLAEAWYPPDAEGELSDEALP, encoded by the coding sequence ATGTATAGTCTGTTTACCGCGGTACCGCTACCGAAAAGCGTTCGCGATCGGCTGGCATCCATGTGCTTGGGACTCCCGGGCGTGCTGTGGGTCGATCCGGAACACATGCACCTGACGATCCGCTATATCGGCCAGGTTGATGGGGGGCAGTTTGAGGACATACGATTGGCGCTGGAACATGTCACTTTCGACCCGTTCGAGCTGACGCTGGAAGGTATCGGCTTTTTCCCTTTGCGGCGGCGACCCGAGAAAATCTGGGCTGGCGTGCAGAAAAGTGATGGCCTGGTGCACCTTCGGATACGGGTTGATGCGGCCCTTCGTCCGTGCGGGGTGACTCTCGATACACGAAAGTACCTTCCGCACGTCACAATCGGACGATTCGGTCCGGGGCCCGTCAAAAACGACAACCCCCAGCGGTTGGCATCATACCTCTCGCAATTCAGCCTGTTTCGAACCAATCCGTTCGCGGTAGACCGATTCGGGCTGTATTCCTCGGCCCGTTCCTCAGCCGGGCCGAGCTACTTGGCCGAGGCGTGGTATCCGCCTGATGCAGAAGGAGAGCTATCGGATGAAGCACTACCGTAA
- a CDS encoding SDR family oxidoreductase, with the protein MKYLVTGGAGFIGSNIVRKLLQKGQAVRVLDNFSSGRQENIVDLVDDIELIDGDIRDYWTVTRAVKGIDFILHQAALPSVPRSVANPLTSNVVNIDGTLNVLEAARHAGVKRMVMASSSSVYGDTVELPKHEGMTPSPLSPYAITKLTNEYYARVYYSLYNFETVCLRYFNIFGPHQDPNSYYSAVIPKFIAALTKGEPPTVFGDGEQSRDFTYIDNCVDANLLAATADGVAGDFFNVACGGQFTLNYLLDKLREILGVDIEAKYAPPRAGDIKHSFASIDKLKARGYEPKVGFEEGLRRTVTFFTEENKRTPVKS; encoded by the coding sequence ATGAAGTACCTCGTCACCGGGGGAGCCGGGTTTATTGGGTCGAATATCGTCCGGAAACTGCTCCAAAAAGGACAGGCCGTCCGGGTTCTGGATAACTTCTCTTCCGGACGTCAGGAGAACATCGTTGACCTCGTCGATGACATTGAACTGATCGACGGTGATATTCGCGACTACTGGACCGTCACCAGGGCCGTCAAAGGGATTGATTTCATCCTGCACCAGGCCGCGCTGCCGTCAGTGCCTCGGTCCGTGGCCAATCCGCTGACCTCCAACGTGGTCAATATCGACGGTACGCTGAACGTGCTCGAAGCCGCCCGCCACGCCGGTGTAAAGCGCATGGTAATGGCGTCGTCGTCGTCGGTCTACGGCGATACCGTCGAGCTGCCGAAACACGAAGGTATGACGCCGTCTCCGCTGTCGCCGTACGCGATCACCAAGCTGACCAACGAGTATTACGCACGAGTCTATTACTCCCTGTACAACTTCGAGACCGTCTGCCTGCGGTATTTCAACATCTTCGGCCCCCATCAGGACCCGAACAGCTACTACTCGGCGGTGATTCCCAAATTTATCGCGGCCCTGACCAAGGGCGAACCGCCGACCGTGTTCGGCGACGGCGAGCAGTCGCGGGACTTCACCTATATCGATAACTGCGTTGACGCCAACCTGCTTGCCGCGACCGCCGACGGTGTTGCCGGCGACTTTTTCAATGTCGCGTGCGGCGGACAGTTTACGTTGAACTACCTGCTTGACAAGCTCCGCGAAATCCTCGGAGTCGACATCGAGGCGAAATACGCGCCTCCCCGGGCGGGAGATATCAAACACTCGTTTGCCTCGATCGACAAACTCAAAGCCAGAGGCTACGAGCCCAAGGTCGGTTTCGAGGAAGGGCTGCGACGGACGGTGACGTTTTTCACCGAGGAAAACAAGCGCACTCCCGTCAAGTCGTAA
- a CDS encoding GNAT family N-acetyltransferase, which translates to MRRFRPATDSDLAAVLLLQRDYYREDGYRFDAVESAGAVSALIGDDRLGRLWVACERDRVVGYLAVTLGFSLEYRGRDAFIDELYIAESHRGLGLGREALQLAESYCRDNGVKALHLEVEHHRETARALYSRAGFECHDRVLMTRLLIPDVPE; encoded by the coding sequence ATGCGGCGATTTCGACCGGCAACCGATTCCGATCTCGCCGCCGTCCTTCTGCTCCAGCGGGATTACTACCGCGAGGACGGTTATCGGTTCGACGCAGTCGAGTCCGCCGGGGCCGTCTCGGCGCTTATCGGCGATGACCGTCTTGGCCGGCTCTGGGTGGCATGCGAACGCGACCGCGTGGTCGGCTACCTCGCGGTCACGCTTGGTTTCAGTCTCGAGTATCGGGGGCGCGATGCGTTCATCGACGAGTTGTACATCGCGGAGTCGCATCGGGGCCTTGGACTGGGCCGCGAAGCCCTGCAGCTTGCCGAGTCGTATTGTCGCGATAACGGCGTGAAGGCGCTGCACCTCGAGGTCGAACATCACCGCGAGACCGCTCGTGCTCTTTATTCCCGGGCCGGATTTGAATGTCACGACCGCGTGCTTATGACCAGGCTGCTGATCCCCGACGTCCCGGAGTGA
- a CDS encoding DUF6125 family protein: MAAETNQPSVDLLKGMLEDFARNWLAHDGLWFQAVERKFGMEAAIELDTVAWEKFTVIEAQRIMARHGIAENSGLDGLKKALGYRLYAFLNKQEVRNETPNSFEFYMVDCRVQSARRRKQMPLFPCNSVGLVEYAGFARTVDPRIRTECIGCPPDPQAGRDFYCGWRFSI; encoded by the coding sequence ATGGCTGCGGAGACGAATCAGCCGAGTGTTGACCTGCTGAAAGGAATGCTCGAAGATTTCGCCAGGAACTGGCTCGCGCACGACGGGCTCTGGTTTCAGGCGGTCGAGCGGAAGTTTGGAATGGAAGCTGCTATCGAGTTGGACACGGTCGCCTGGGAGAAGTTCACGGTGATCGAAGCTCAGCGGATCATGGCGCGCCACGGCATCGCCGAAAACTCCGGGCTCGATGGCCTCAAAAAAGCGCTCGGATATCGCTTGTACGCCTTCCTGAACAAACAGGAAGTCCGCAACGAGACACCGAATTCTTTCGAGTTTTATATGGTCGATTGCCGCGTGCAGTCGGCTCGCAGGCGCAAACAGATGCCGCTCTTCCCGTGCAATTCGGTCGGCCTGGTGGAGTATGCGGGGTTCGCCCGGACGGTTGACCCCCGTATCAGGACCGAGTGTATCGGCTGCCCGCCCGACCCGCAGGCCGGAAGAGACTTCTACTGCGGCTGGCGGTTTTCAATCTGA
- a CDS encoding S8/S53 family peptidase: MKKLAIWLCLLCSVSAFSARLLAGELASDLADALASKTLDEEITVWIKLPSAGYRAEVKRMASESSLSAEARHASIIQRLKSDHAGSQQGLLDELRALEQRGLARDIHSFWISNTVVARVAAGELATLASRSDVETIYLSPEIRSIVPEDSRTAGSSAMEVNAASNIMRYIRADSAWAAGYTGEGRLICTFDSGIDGDHPGYAARWKGLDGDWRAAWFDPVDQDTFPDQVTGSYNAFHGTQVLGVAVGCDPVTFDTTGVAPGAQWISAAVTDLPSSVSHSLLEAFEWAADPDGNPNTVADRPDVINHSWGFNRNDHSISCEDIFFDAIENTEALGIVNIFAAGNSGPGSQTIANPANRALDSIDCFAVGATRVFGPPLAPDSVGIASFSSRGPSDCNLGRHKPNVVTPGYAVRTTTPGGGYSSLNGTSFSAPQVAGLVALLRQKNPNATVDQIKTAILTSTSRTNFPGAANDSSGWGEVDCLAALNALSVTNSEPNVRIYAFSHPDVAPGDTLEGILTLQNTGAAAANVSGLLTSANPLLTVLNGSVTFGTIGEGDTVSAPQTIRIAVSDEVPISSIYALPFDLSIDGQAPIPMTLSVLVSPSRYRSVVTHDNGTIRFSVSNFGTYGMGPLSMMPLQGAGFTYKGGSNYLWEAGVILSTSLLQASSGLHSYIYASDNDFKPANDGVMRFYEPGPVADQQSLSAFIDDNAVNPIGVRIIQESYSFAAPDDDFVILRYILVNEQDTTISNVRLGLLLDWDVFDYNYNAGGYNTTEEYAWMAYNASLGTPDLSHFRGMKLLEGTFSSAQTVLDSLVAVPSFGGDGFSEREKALQLLNDTLSFTKFASARQNLLQVMGAGPMNLAPGARDTVAFAVIAGDNLGELELAAAQSAVKYAEIKAATDVAQPDPPEVPSTFALRQNYPNPFNPTTTISFDVPRAGEYRLQVFNALGQTVDEIAGHSVAGTVVIEWDGSGLASGAYLYKVTAGDFSASRKMLLLK; the protein is encoded by the coding sequence ATGAAAAAGCTCGCCATATGGTTGTGCCTCCTGTGCAGTGTATCGGCCTTCTCCGCACGTCTTCTGGCCGGTGAACTCGCTAGTGACCTCGCCGACGCTCTGGCATCGAAGACACTCGATGAGGAGATCACGGTCTGGATCAAGCTGCCTTCGGCCGGATATCGGGCCGAGGTGAAGCGAATGGCGAGTGAGAGTTCTTTGTCGGCCGAGGCGCGACACGCGTCGATCATACAACGTCTCAAATCCGATCACGCCGGTTCGCAGCAGGGCCTGCTGGACGAGCTTCGCGCGTTGGAGCAACGCGGGCTGGCACGCGATATCCACAGCTTCTGGATCTCCAACACCGTGGTTGCGCGCGTTGCGGCCGGCGAACTGGCGACGCTCGCCTCGCGATCCGATGTCGAGACGATCTACCTGTCTCCGGAGATCAGGTCGATCGTCCCCGAGGACAGCCGCACGGCGGGGTCGTCGGCGATGGAGGTCAACGCCGCCAGCAACATCATGCGCTACATCCGCGCCGACTCGGCCTGGGCGGCCGGGTATACCGGCGAGGGTCGGTTGATATGCACGTTCGATTCGGGCATCGACGGCGACCACCCGGGGTACGCGGCGCGCTGGAAAGGGCTCGACGGCGACTGGCGGGCGGCCTGGTTTGACCCGGTCGACCAGGACACCTTTCCCGACCAGGTGACCGGCAGCTATAATGCGTTTCACGGAACACAGGTGCTTGGAGTAGCGGTCGGCTGCGACCCGGTCACGTTCGACACGACCGGTGTCGCGCCCGGGGCTCAGTGGATCTCAGCGGCGGTCACTGATCTTCCAAGTTCTGTCAGTCACTCGCTCCTTGAGGCTTTTGAATGGGCAGCCGACCCGGACGGCAACCCCAACACAGTAGCCGACCGACCCGATGTCATCAACCACAGCTGGGGCTTCAATCGCAACGATCACAGTATCAGCTGCGAGGACATTTTCTTCGATGCGATCGAGAACACGGAAGCTCTCGGAATCGTGAATATCTTCGCGGCCGGCAACAGCGGACCGGGTTCTCAGACGATTGCCAACCCCGCCAACCGGGCGCTGGATTCGATAGACTGCTTCGCTGTCGGCGCGACACGTGTTTTCGGTCCTCCACTCGCTCCTGACTCGGTTGGAATCGCAAGCTTCTCTTCCCGGGGACCATCGGACTGCAATCTCGGCCGTCACAAGCCGAATGTCGTGACTCCGGGGTATGCGGTTCGCACGACGACGCCCGGCGGAGGCTACAGCAGCTTGAACGGCACGTCGTTTTCGGCTCCGCAGGTAGCGGGCCTTGTCGCGTTGCTTCGTCAGAAAAACCCGAATGCCACGGTCGATCAGATCAAGACGGCTATCCTGACATCGACGAGCCGAACCAACTTCCCCGGCGCTGCGAACGATTCGAGCGGCTGGGGCGAGGTCGACTGCCTGGCGGCGCTGAACGCGCTTTCTGTCACCAACAGCGAGCCCAACGTCCGGATATATGCGTTCTCGCACCCGGATGTCGCCCCCGGCGATACCTTGGAGGGCATCCTCACGCTTCAGAACACGGGTGCGGCCGCGGCAAACGTATCGGGCCTTCTGACCAGCGCCAACCCGCTTTTGACCGTGCTGAACGGCTCGGTGACGTTTGGTACGATCGGCGAAGGTGACACGGTGAGCGCGCCGCAGACGATTCGGATCGCCGTATCCGACGAGGTACCGATCAGTTCCATCTACGCATTGCCGTTTGATCTGTCGATTGACGGTCAGGCCCCGATACCGATGACGCTGAGCGTGCTGGTCTCCCCCAGTCGCTATCGCTCGGTTGTCACGCACGACAACGGGACGATCCGGTTCAGCGTCTCGAATTTCGGCACGTACGGGATGGGACCGCTTTCGATGATGCCGCTGCAGGGTGCGGGGTTTACCTACAAGGGTGGCAGCAACTACCTGTGGGAAGCCGGGGTGATCCTGAGCACCTCGCTGCTGCAGGCATCGAGCGGCCTCCACAGCTACATCTACGCATCGGATAACGATTTCAAACCGGCGAACGACGGCGTCATGCGTTTTTACGAACCCGGACCGGTGGCCGACCAGCAGTCGTTGTCGGCGTTTATCGATGACAACGCGGTCAATCCGATCGGCGTGCGGATAATTCAGGAGAGTTACAGCTTCGCCGCACCGGACGATGATTTCGTCATACTTCGGTACATTCTCGTCAACGAACAGGACACGACGATCAGCAATGTTCGCCTCGGGCTTCTGCTCGACTGGGATGTGTTTGACTACAACTACAACGCCGGCGGCTACAATACGACTGAGGAGTACGCGTGGATGGCGTACAACGCGAGTCTCGGCACGCCGGACCTGAGCCATTTCAGGGGAATGAAACTGCTCGAAGGCACGTTTTCGTCGGCGCAGACGGTTCTCGACAGTCTTGTGGCCGTACCCTCGTTCGGCGGTGACGGGTTCAGCGAGCGGGAAAAAGCGCTGCAGTTGTTGAACGATACGCTGTCGTTCACGAAGTTTGCATCCGCACGGCAGAATCTCCTTCAGGTGATGGGTGCGGGGCCGATGAACCTTGCTCCCGGCGCGCGCGATACGGTCGCATTCGCCGTGATCGCCGGCGACAATCTGGGTGAGCTCGAACTGGCCGCCGCGCAGTCGGCCGTCAAGTATGCCGAAATCAAGGCGGCGACCGATGTCGCCCAGCCCGATCCGCCGGAGGTGCCATCGACCTTTGCCCTGCGTCAGAACTATCCGAACCCGTTCAACCCGACCACCACGATCTCGTTTGATGTGCCGCGCGCCGGCGAGTATCGCCTGCAGGTCTTCAATGCGCTCGGCCAGACAGTGGATGAAATTGCCGGCCATTCGGTCGCGGGCACAGTGGTGATCGAATGGGACGGCAGCGGACTGGCATCGGGTGCGTATCTCTACAAAGTGACGGCGGGCGATTTCTCGGCATCGCGCAAGATGCTTCTGCTGAAGTAA
- a CDS encoding metal ABC transporter permease, producing the protein MSPDLWVLLTAVLAAVACGVIGSFLVLRQHAMLGDAISHSVLPGLVVAFLVTSSRGVIPMIIGAAVMGLATAYLTDLLDRTRHVYRDGALGIVFTFLFAVGVILIALYADQIDLDQDCVLYGEIAYTPWDLASIGGRSLGPRAVWILGGAVLANIAFIVAFYKQLKISSFDPSMARAVGLNERLWHYLLMTMISLTVVAAFESVGAILVVAMLIVPGATAYLLTHRLSILLVLSGLIGAAGAIGGFFVAKGLDASISGSITVVSGIILAVTMAALALTRRISARRSAKLLSAEFAQTLRM; encoded by the coding sequence ATGAGCCCGGATCTCTGGGTCCTGCTTACCGCCGTCCTGGCCGCAGTCGCTTGCGGAGTAATCGGCTCGTTTTTGGTCCTCCGTCAGCACGCCATGCTCGGCGACGCCATCTCGCACTCGGTCCTGCCCGGTCTGGTCGTGGCGTTTCTGGTGACATCGAGCCGAGGCGTTATCCCGATGATCATCGGGGCGGCCGTCATGGGCCTCGCCACCGCCTACCTCACCGACCTGCTCGATCGCACCCGCCACGTCTACCGCGACGGCGCCCTGGGGATCGTGTTTACGTTTCTGTTCGCTGTGGGCGTTATTCTGATTGCCCTGTACGCCGACCAGATCGACCTCGATCAGGACTGCGTCCTCTACGGCGAGATCGCCTACACTCCCTGGGACCTTGCCTCCATCGGCGGCCGATCGCTTGGCCCCCGCGCCGTGTGGATCCTCGGCGGCGCCGTGCTGGCCAACATCGCGTTCATCGTCGCCTTCTACAAACAACTGAAAATCTCCTCGTTCGACCCGTCCATGGCACGGGCCGTCGGTCTCAATGAACGCCTCTGGCACTACCTGTTGATGACTATGATTTCACTGACCGTGGTGGCGGCATTTGAATCGGTCGGCGCCATCCTTGTGGTCGCCATGCTGATCGTCCCCGGCGCTACCGCTTACCTGCTGACTCACCGCCTGTCCATCCTGCTGGTGCTGTCGGGCCTCATCGGTGCGGCCGGTGCGATCGGCGGGTTTTTTGTCGCGAAAGGCCTCGATGCATCCATATCAGGCTCCATCACCGTCGTCAGCGGCATAATACTCGCCGTCACGATGGCTGCGCTGGCCCTCACTCGACGAATAAGTGCGCGCCGCTCCGCGAAGCTCTTGTCGGCCGAATTCGCACAGACGCTGAGAATGTGA